The following nucleotide sequence is from Pseudomonas sp. S09G 359.
GGCGGCTGGCCGCTACAATGGCGGCTGTTTTTGCCTCACCGGCTTTCAACTTAGGGGATATCCGTGTCAGTGGAACTTTGGCAGCAGTGCGTGGAGCTTTTGCGCGATGAGCTGCCTGCCCAGCAATTCAACACCTGGATCCGTCCGCTACAGGTCGAAGCCGAAGGCGACGAGTTGCGTGTGTATGCACCTAACCGTTTCGTTCTCGACTGGGTCAACGAGAAGTACCTGAGCCGCGTTCTCGAATTGCTCGATGAACACGGCAATGGCATCGCGCCCGTGCTTTCCTTATTAATAGGCAGCAAACGCAGCTCGGCACCTCGTGCTGCGCCGAATGCGCCATTGGCGGCAAGTGCCTCGCAGGCTCAGGCTGCGGCGGCATCGGTTAATAATTCGCCAGCCCCGGTAGCCCAGGCGCCTTCGAAATCCGCGTCGCAGAAAAACGCGCCTATTAATGAAGAGCCGTCGCGCGACAGCTTCGACCCGATGGCCGGTGCCAGCTCGCAACAGGCTCCGGTACGCGCCGAACAGCGCACCGTGCAGGTTGAAGGTGCGCTCAAGCACACCAGCTACCTGAACCGCACGTTCACCTTCGAGAACTTCGTCGAAGGTAAGTCCAACCAGTTGGCCCGCGCGGCCGCCTGGCAAGTGGCCGATAACCCCAAGCATGGCTACAACCCGCTGTTCCTTTATGGTGGCGTGGGTTTGGGTAAGACTCACTTGATGCACGCGGTGGGTAACCACCTATTAAAGAAGAACCCGAATGCCAAGGTCGTGTACCTGCACTCGGAGCGCTTCGTGGCTGACATGGTCAAGGCCTTGCAGCTCAACGCCATCAACGAGTTCAAGCGGTTTTACCGCTCGGTTGATGCCTTGCTGATCGATGACATTCAATTCTTCGCGCGCAAGGAACGTTCCCAGGAAGAGTTCTTCCACACCTTCAACGCCCTGCTCGAAGGTGGCCAACAGGTCATCTTGACCAGTGACCGTTACCCGAAGGAAATCGAAGGCCTGGAAGAGCGCCTCAAATCCCGCTTCGGCTGGGGCCTGACCGTTGCGGTAGAGCCTCCGGAGCTGGAAACCCGCGTGGCGATCCTGATGAAGAAGGCCGACCAGGCGAAAGTCGACCTGCCACACGACGCTGCATTCTTCATCGCCCAACGCATTCGTTCCAACGTGCGTGAGCTGGAAGGCGCGCTCAAGCGGGTCATCGCGCATTCGCACTTCATGGGTCGCGACATCACCATCGAGTTGATTCGCGAATCGCTGAAAGACCTGCTGGCCCTGCAAGACAAACTGGTGAGTGTGGATAACATCCAACGCACCGTGGCCGAGTACTACAAGATCAAGATTTCCGACCTGCTGTCCAAGCGCCGTTCGCGCTCGGTGGCACGTCCCCGTCAGGTGGCCATGGCCCTCTCCAAGGAGTTGACCAACCACAGCCTGCCGGAAATCGGTGATGTGTTTGGCGGTCGCGACCACACCACGGTGTTGCACGCCTGCCGCAAGATCAACGAACTTAAGGAATCCGACGCGGATATTCGCGAGGACTACAAGAACCTGCTGCGTACACTGACTACTTGATGACACCAGCGCAGCTTATTAAGGCAAGGGACTAGACCATGCATTTCACCATTCAACGCGAAGCCCTGTTGAAACCCCTGCAACTGGTCGCAGGCGTCGTCGAGCGCCGACAGACCTTGCCGGTGCTCTCCAACGTATTGCTGGTGGTCGAAGGCCAGCAATTGTCTTTGACCGGTACCGACCTGGAAGTCGAGCTGGTTGGTCGTGTGCAGCTGGAGGAGCCTGCGGAACCGGGCGAGATCACTGTGCCGGCGCGCAAGCTGATGGATATCTGCAAGAGCCTGCCCAACGACGCGCTGATCGACATCAAGGTTGATGAGCAGAAGCTGGTGGTCAAGGCCGGTCGCAGCCGTTTCACCCTGTCGACCTTGCCGGCCAACGATTTCCCAACGGTTGAAGAAGGCCCGGGTTCGCTGACCTGCAGCCTGGAGCAAAGCAAGCTGCGTCGTTTGATCGAGCGCACCAGCTTCGCCATGGCCCAGCAAGACGTGCGTTACTACCTCAACGGTATGTTGCTCGAAGTCTCGGAAGGCATCATCCGCGCCGTGGCCACCGACGGTCACCGTCTGGCCATGTGCTCGATGCGTGCCGATATCGGCCAGCCGGATCGCCACCAGGTGATCGTGCCGCGCAAAGGTATCCTTGAATTGGCGCGCCTGCTCACCGAGCCGGATGGCAACGTCAGTATCGTGCTGGGCCAGCACCACATCCGCGCGACCACCGGCGAATTCACCTTCACCTCCAAGCTGGTCGACGGCAAGTTCCCGGACTACGAGCGCGTACTGCCTAAAGGCGGCGACAAGCTGGTGCTCGGTGATCGCCAGGCCCTGCGTGAAGCGTTCAGCCGTACCGCGATTCTGTCCAACGAAAAGTATCGCGGTATTCGCCTGCAACTGGCCAACGGTCAGCTGAAAATCCAGGCCAACAACCCGGAACAGGAAGAAGCGGAAGAAGAAGTGGGCGTTGACTACAACGGCGGCTCGCTGGAAATCGGCTTCAACGTGAGCTATTTGCTGGACGTGCTGGGTGTGATGACCACCGAACAGGTTCGCCTGATTCTGTCGGACTCCAATAGCAGCGCCCTGGTGCAAGAATCCGATAACGACGACTCGGCTTACGTTGTTATGCCGATGCGCCTGTAATCATGCTCAGCAGAAGCTAGATGTCCCTCAGTCGCGTCTCGGTCACCGCGGTGCGCAATCTGCACCCGGTGACCTTCTCCCCCTCCCCCCGCATCAATATCCTCCACGGCGCCAACGGCAGTGGCAAAACCAGCGTGCTGGAAGCCATACATCTGCTGGGGCTTGCCCGTTCCTTTCGCAGCGCTCGTTTGCTGCCGGTTATCCAGTACGAACAATTGGCGTGTACGGTGTTTGGTCAAGTCGAACTGGCGGAAGGTGGGCACAGTGCCCTGGGCATATCCCGTGATCGCGGTGGGGAGTTTCAGATTCGCATAGACGGCCAGAATGCCCGCAGTGCCGCACAGCTGGCAGAAATTCTGCCGCTGCAATTGATCAACCCCGACAGCTTCCGGCTGTTGGAAGGCGCGCCAAAGATCCGCAGGCAATTCCTCGATTGGGGAGTGTTCCACGTGGAACCACGGTTCATGGCCACTTGGCAGCGCCTGCAGAAGGCCCTGCGGCAGCGGAACTCATGGCTGCGGCATGGTACACTTGACGCCGCTTCGCAAGCGGCCTGGGACCGGGAACTGTGCCTGGCCAGTGACGAAATAGATGAATACCGCCGCGCCTATATCAAAGCCTTGAAACCAGTCTTTGAGCAGACCTTGAGTGAGTTATTGGACCTCGAGGGCCTGACGCTGAGTTACTACCGTGGTTGGGACAAAGAGCGTGAACTGAGTGCAGTGCTCGCCACGTCCTTGCAGCGGGATCAGCAAATTGGCCATACCCAGGCTGGCCCCCAACGAGCTGATTTGCGTCTTAGATTGGGCGCACACAATGCCGCGGACATACTGTCCCGGGGTCAGCAGAAGTTGGTGGTATGCGCACTGCGTATTGCCCAAGGGCATCTGGTTAGCCAGGCCCGGCGCGGGCAGTGTATTTATCTGGTGGATGACTTGCCGTCCGAACTCGACGAGCAGCACCGTCGCGCGTTATGCCGTTTGTTGGAAGACTTACGCTGCCAGGTGTTTATCACCTGTGTAGACCACGAATTATTGAGGGAAGGCTGGCAGACGGAAACGCCAGTTGCTTTGTTCCACGTGGAACAGGGCCGTATCACCCAGACCCACGACCATCGGGAGTGAAGGCATGAGCGAAGAAAACACGTACGACTCGACCAGCATTAAAGTGCTGAAAGGTTTGGATGCCGTACGCAAACGTCCCGGTATGTACATTGGCGACACTGATGACGGTAGCGGTCTGCACCACATGGTGTTCGAGGTGGTCGACAACTCCATCGACGAAGCTCTGGCCGGTCACTGCGACGACATCAGCATTATCATCCACCCGGATGAGTCGATTACCGTGCGCGACAACGGTCGCGGCATTCCGGTAGACGTGCACAAAGAAGAAGGCGTTTCGGCGGCAGAGGTCATCATGACCGTGCTCCACGCCGGCGGTAAGTTCGACGACAACTCCTATAAAGTCTCCGGTGGTTTGCACGGTGTAGGTGTGTCGGTGGTGAACGCTCTGTCCGAAGAGCTGATCCTCACGGTGCGCCGTAGTGGCAAGATCTGGGAACAGACCTACGTCCACGGTGTTCCACAAGAACCGATGAAAATCGTTGGCGACAGTGAGTCCACCGGTACGCAGATCCACTTCAAGCCATCGGCTGAAACCTTCAAGAACATCCACTTCAGCTGGGACATCCTGGCCAAGCGGATTCGTGAGCTGTCCTTCCTCAACTCCGGTGTTGGTATCGTCCTCAAGGACGAGCGCAGCGGCAAGGAAGAACTGTTCAAGTACGAAGGTGGCTTGCGCGCATTCGTTGAATACCTGAACACCAACAAGACTGCGGTCAACCAGGTGTTCCACTTCAACATCCAGCGTGAAGACGGCATCGGCGTGGAAATCGCCCTGCAGTGGAACGACAGCTTCAACGAGAACCTGTTGTGCTTCACCAACAACATTCCACAACGCGATGGCGGTACTCACCTGGTGGGTTTCCGTTCCGCGTTGACGCGTAACCTGAACACCTACATCGAAGCCGAGGGCCTGGCCAAAAAGCACAAAGTTGCCACCACCGGTGACGATGCGCGTGAAGGCCTGACGGCGATTATTTCGGTGAAAGTGCCGGACCCGAAATTCAGCTCCCAGACCAAAGACAAGCTGGTGTCTTCCGAAGTGAAGACCGCAGTGGAACAGGAAATGGGCAAGTACTTCTCCGACTTCCTGTTGGAAAACCCGAACGAAGCCAAGCTGGTTGTCGGCAAGATGATCGACGCGGCGCGTGCCCGTGAAGCGGCGCGTAAAGCCCGTGAGATGACCCGCCGTAAAGGCGCGTTGGATATCGCTGGCCTGCCGGGCAAGCTGGCCGACTGCCAGGAGAAGGACCCTGCCCTCTCCGAACTGTACCTGGTGGAAGGTGACTCTGCTGGCGGTTCCGCCAAGCAGGGTCGTAACCGTCGCACCCAGGCCATCCTGCCGTTGAAGGGTAAGATCCTCAACGTCGAGAAAGCACGCTTCGACAAGATGATTTCCTCCCAGGAAGTCGGCACCTTGATCACGGCACTGGGCTGCGGTATCGGCCGTGATGAGTACAACATCGACAAGTTGCGCTACCACAACATCATCATCATGACCGATGCTGACGTCGACGGTTCGCACATCCGTACCCTGCTGCTGACCTTCTTCTTCCGTCAGTTGCCGGAGCTGATTGAGCGTGGCTACATCTACATCGCTCAGCCGCCGTTGTACAAAGTGAAAAAGGGCAAGCAAGAGCAATACATCAAAGACGACGACGCCATGGAAGAGTACATGACGCAGTCGGCCCTGGAAGATGCCAGCCTGCACTTGAACGACGAAGCCCCGGGCATTTCCGGTGAGGCGTTGGAGCGTCTGGTTAACGACTTCCGCATGGTGATGAAGACTCTCAAGCGTCTGTCGCGCCTGTACCCGCAGGAGCTGACCGAGCACTTCATCTACCTGCCTTCCGTGAGCCTGGAGCAGTTGGGCGATCACGCACACATGCAGAATTGGTTGGCTCAATACGAAGTGCGCCTGCGCACTTCCGAGAAGTCTGGCCTGGTGTACAAAGCCAGCCTGCGTGAAGACCGTGAACGTAACGTATGGCTGCCGGAAGTCGAATTGATTTCCCATGGCCTGTCGAACTACGTCACCTTCAACCGCGACTTCTTCGGCAGTAACGACTACAAGACTGTCGTCACCCTGGGCGCACAACTGAGCACCCTGCTGGACGACGGCGCTTATATTCAGCGTGGCGAACGCAAGAAGCAGGTCAAGGAATTCAAGGAAGCTCTTGACTGGCTGATGGCCGAAAGCACCAAGCGCCATACCATCCAGCGATACAAAGGTCTGGGCGAAATGAACCCGGATCAGCTGTGGGAAACCACCATGGACCCGGCTCAACGTCGCATGCTGCGCGTGACCATCGAAGACGCTATTGGCGCGGACCAGATCTTCAACACCCTGATGGGTGATGCGGTCGAACCTCGCCGTGACTTCATCGAGAGCAACGCCTTGGCAGTGTCGAACCTGGACTTCTGATCAGGCAAACCGGCTAAACCAAAAAGGCCAACGCTTAGCGTTGGCCTTTTTTATTGGGTGTTTGTTAAGTGTTTTGCAAATGCTCCACGTGGAACATCGTGGTTTTTAGCTGTGCGAGGGCGCCGCAACACTTTCCAAGCGATAGCCGTATCCATAGATCGTCAACAGCTGCCAACCCCGATCTGCGGTCAGCCCCAGCTTGTTGCGCAGACGATAGATATGCGTATCCAGTGGCCGTGACGAAACCATTTCCTCATGGGTCCAGAAGCGTTCGTAGAGGTACTCACGGGAAAGCGGCCGGGCCAGGTTGGCGAACAAACAACTGGCCAGGCGATATTCACGCTCGGTCAGGTTGATCGGTTTGCCTGCCCGGGTGACGGTCAGTTCCGCATCGTCGAAGGTCAGGTCGTTAAAACTTTGCACTTCATGGGTCGTCGACTTCTGCAGGCCGTGGCGCCGCAACACCGCCGTCACTCGGGCTTTCAGCTCATTGGGGCGAAAGGGCTTGCTGACGTAGTCGTCGGCACCGCTATTGAGGGCCGTGACAATATCGCTCTCCGCATCGCGGCTGGTGAGCATGATCACGGCGGGTGGTGATTCCATGTGTTCACGGGTCCAGCGCAGCAATGCGATGCCGGTGATATCGGGCAGTTGCCAGTCGAGTATCAGCAGGTCGAACGTTTCCCGGCGCAACTGGCGCAACAGGTCTTCACCCCGCTCGAAGCAATGCAGAGTCCACGGCTGTTCGGCGGTGCTAGGGATTTGTCGCAGGGTCTGTTCTACGCGTCGCAATTCAGCAGGTTCGTCATCCAGTATTGCGACACGCATGTCGTGGGTCCCTTTCTACTAAAAATATGGCAGCCGGCGGCTTCAAAATAAAAGGCACGTGTTGCGCAGTTGCCGGCCATTGAATCTGAAGAATTGTGGTCAGATTCAACGTCGCTTGGATCTCTAGGTACGCTGCAATCAAAGAGCGGTTTGCTCTTTGAAAACCCTCTATACCTATGTGGGAAAGATACCGGCTCCGGACGGTAAGTAAAAGGATCAGCCGACACATGCGCTGGCGTAAACTGTTGTGCGCAGATCGGCAATCGCCAATATCGACGATCAAGCACGACCTGGAAGGGAAACTGGGGTCTATGACATCTTCTATTACCCGCCAACTGCACAGGCGCGTTAAACAATGATGCTTTGGGGTAAGGCCGAAAAACGTCAACCCACCCATGCCCAGCGGCTTTTTCACGGCTTGGTGCGTGAGTGGTTGTGGATCGGCTTACTGTTGTTGCCGATCACCGCCTACCTGTCGTTGAGCCCCGGCCTGGCCTTGAATAACCCGCTATACGACAGCCTCCGCCGTTTGACCCCGCTGCCCGTCGACCCGCGCATCCTGCTGGTGACCATCGACGACCCCAGCCTCAAGAAGCTCGGCCCGTGGCCCTGGCCGCGCAGCCTGCATGCCGACCTGATCGACCGCCTCAGCGCTGCGCAGCCGGCTGGTATTTTGTTCGATGTGATCTTCAGTGAGCCGGGCGACCCCGCCAATGACAAACGCTTGGCCGACGCCGTATGCAACGCCGGCAACGTCTTGTTGCCATTAGTGCGTGAGGGGCCCGGGAGCTATAGCCAACCCGGCGGGCAACTGCTGCCCCTGCTTAAATGTGCCAAAGGCGTAGGCCATATCAATGTCGAAGCCGACAGCGACGGCGTGGTCCGCAGCCTGTATATGCGCGAAGGCCCACCCAATACCACGGCGCCCCAGTTGGCGTGGCTGGCCTATGTGATGAGCGGTCAACCGGCAGAGATGCCCGGCGAGCCTCTGGAGCCAACAGGCTCGCAATGGCACCGGGAACACGCGATCCGTATCCCGTTCATCGCGCCCCACACGCACTTTCCCAGCGTGTCGTATGCCAGCGTGTTGCGCGGTGAGGTGTCGCCCGAACGGCTGCATAACCGCCTGATCCTGGTGGGGGCCACGGCGTCCGGCATGGGCGATCGGTTTGTTACCCCGCTCTCCGCTACGGTTGGCACCACGGCGGGGGTAGAAATCCAGGCCAACGTGCTCAACGGCTTACTGCAAGGGCGCAGCATCGTGGATTTGCCCGGATGGCAGGCGGCAACGCTGGCGACATCCCTGGTGGCGCTGCTGCTGGGCCTGCTGCTCTACCGCCCGCGCTATGCACTGTGGATGACCCTGGGCTGCATGGCCGCGGCACTGCTTGGTTCATGGGCCTTGTTACGGCTGGGCCATTGGTGGTCACCTGCGGCCTGCCTGGTCGGCTTGCTGCTCAGTTACCTGATCTGGAACTGGCGCCGCCTCAGCGTGATCCTCGCCTACTTCGGCTGGGAACTGGCGCGCCTGGATGACGAGCCCAAAGTGCTTCCAGAACGCCGCCGTGCACCGGCCAGTAAAGGTGATGTGTTGCAGGGCCGCATCTTTGCCCTGGAGCAGGCCGTCAGCCGTACACGTGATACCCGGCGCTTCATGGCCGATGGCCTGGAGTGCCTGCCGGTGGCGACGCTGATCACCGACCCCAAGGGCAATATCCTGCTGGCCAACCGCATCGCCCGCGAAGTATTCGGCAATGACCTGGTTAACCAGAACCTGCTGGAGCAACTAGCCGACTTGGGTTACCCGCCGCTGCACAACGGCGTGCGCCCTGCCCTTTCGGCACTGGAACTGGTTGAGTTCCGCGACATCCACCAACGCAGTCTGCGTATGGAGATTGCCCCTTTGCTGCCCGCTGAAGGGGATGTCGCACTTGGCTGGCTGCTGAGCCTCACCGACCTGAGCAAGGAGCGTGAGGCCCAGCAGCACCGGGAAACCATGCTGCGTTTTCTTTCCCACGACCTGCGGGCACCGCACTCGGCGATCCTCGCACTGCTGGATGTGCACAGTGGCGAGTCACCGGTGTACGCCCAGATCGAACAGCAGGTGCGTCGCGCGTTGAGCCTTACCGACTCTTTCGTCCAACTCGCGAAAGCCGAGGCCGACGGCTACCACTTCCAGCCCACGCTGTTTGCCATGCTGGTGATGGATGCATTTGACCAAGTGGCGGTGATCGCCCAGCTCAAGGGTATTCATATGGTCCATGACCTGGATGAAGCTGATGAGGGCATGGTGTCAGCCGACCAATCGCTGCTAACCCGTGCGCTGTTCAACGTGCTGGAGAACGCGATCAAATATTCGCCTTCCGGTACCACCGTGCGTTTAAGGCACACCACCACGGACGGCTGGCTGGAATGCCGCATCAGTGATCAGGGCCCAGGGATAGCGGCGCAGGACTTGCCGGAATTGTTCAGCCAGTACAAACGCTTCGATTCTGCCCAGGGCAGTGAGGGTTTGGGGTTGGGGCTGACCATGGTCAAGGCGGTGGTGGAGCGCCATGGCGGCCACATCAGCTGTGAAAGCACGGTGGGTAAAGGCACGGCGTTCAACGTGCAATTGCCCTTGCTGGAGGACTGAAAAAGCCGGCTTTTCTGCTGTGCATAAAAAACCGGTCTCAAGGACCGGTTTTTTACTGCGGAAAAAACTTATGCACCTTTTTCGCGATTTTATGAGCTTGGGAAATATGTAGTTAAATCAGCTTCTTATGAGCCAAAAACGGCAATTCGCCAACAAACCGTACACAGGTTATCCACAGATGCTCAGACCACAGGGGTGTCGACTACCACCGGCTCCGGCGGCAGCGAACCCATAGCTCGTTGTTGCGCTTCATTCCAGGCCTGGGCGCGGTCATTCAGCGCGGCAATAGCCCGTGGGCCCTCGCCTTCGGCGTACATCGGCTCGCCAATTATCACGGTGATGGTGCCCTCACGTTTGGCCCAGCCGGTCTTTGGCCAGAACTTGCCGGCGTTATGCGCAATCGGCAACACCGGCAGGTTGGCATTCACCGCCAAGGCGGTACCGCCGCGTGAGAACTTGCCCACGGTACCGTAGGGCACGCGCGTACCCTCGGGGAAGATCAGCACCCAAACGCCATCCTTGAGCAGCTCGTCGCCCTTCTTGGCGACGTGCTTGAGCGCGGCCTTGGGGTTGTCACGATCAATCGCGATCGGACGCAGCATGGCCATGGCCCAGCCGAAAAACGGCACGTACAGCAATTCGCGCTTGAGCACCTGGCTCAGGGGCGAGAAGTACGCCGACAGAAAGAACGTCTCCCAGGTGCTCTGGTGGTTCGACAAAATCACGCAGGGCTGGTCTGGCACGTTCTCGGCACCCTTGATCTCAAAGCGAATGCCCAGAAATACCTTGGTCAGCCACAGCGCGCAGCGGCACCAATAGACGTTGATAAAGCGGTAGCGCGCCTTGAACGGCAAGAAGGGCGCGATAAAAAAGCTCAGGGTGCACCAGAGAAACGAACTGGTGCCCAGCAGCAGGTAAAAGAAGAAGGTTCTGATGGCCTGCAAAATCGACATGGCGGCATTTACCGTTGCGGGACAACGCCCGCCTGTTAAAAGCGCACTCCCGAACACTCCTTGGCCAGGAAGTCGAGGGCGGCTAGTTGTTGATAAGTTCTGCGGCAATCGCCGCCAGATCGTCAAAAATCAAGGTGCCTACCGGCAGGTTTTTCGCCTGGGTCTTTTCGCCTTTCCCGGTCTTTACCAAAACTGGCTGAGAGTCGACGGCTTTGGCCGCCTCCAGGTCACCGAGGCTGTCCCCGACGAACCATATCCCAGCCAATGGCACCTTGTAATGTTCTGCAATGGTTTTCAACATGCCAGGCTTGGGTTTGCGGCAATCGCAGCCCTCATCCGGCCCGTGGGGGCAGTACACCACCAACCCCACCTCACCGCCCTGCTCGGCCACCAACGTGCGCAAGCGCGCGTGCATGGCGTCCAGGGTGGCGATGTCGTAGTAGCCACGGGCGATGCCGGACTGGTTGGTGGCGATGGCCACGGTCCAGCCGGCTTTGCTCAACTGCGCGATGGCCTCGATCGAGCCGGGCAGCGGAATCCATTCCTCCACCGACTTGATGTAAGCGTCGGAGTCGTAATTGATCACCCCGTCCCGATCGAGAATCAGCAGTTTCAACATGGTCAGCTCAGTGTGGAAATGTCGGCGATGTTGACGAACAAGCCGCGCAGACGCGCCAGCATGGCGTAGCGGTTTTTCCGCACACCGGCATCTTCGGCATTGATCATCACGGCTTCGAAGAACGCATCCACCGGCTCACGCAGGGTGGCCAGGCGCGCCAGGGCTTCGGCGTAGTTGCGTTCGGCGATCAGCGGCTTCACCGCGTTTTCAGCCTTGGCGATGGCCGAGTTCAGCGAGAACTCCTTGGCATCGGCAAACAGGCCTGGGTCGACTTCGGCGTTGCCCAGGCCTTCGGCCTTGCTCAGCAGGTTCGACACACGCTTGTTCACGGCCGCCAGGGCATCGGCTTCGGGCAATTTGCGGAACGCTTGTACGGCTTGTACACGCTGGTCGAAGTCCAACGCCGAACCTGGTTGCAGGGCACGTACCGACAGGTAGACGGAAACATCCACGCCTTCGTCTTCGTAACGCGCACGCAGGCGGTCGAACACGAACTCCAGCACTTGCTCGGCCAGGCCGGCTTGCTTGACCTTGGCGCCGAACTGGCCGACGGCGAACACCACGGCCTGGGTCAGGTCGAGGTCCAGCTTCTTGTCGATCAGGATGCGCAGTACGCCCAGTGCGGCACGGCGCAAGGCATACGGGTCTTTGCTACCGGTCGGCAACATGCCGATACCGAAGATACCCACCAGGGTATCCAGCTTGTCGGCGATGGCCACGGCCGCACCGGTCAAGGTGGTTGGCAGCTCGGCGCCGGCACCGCGCGGCATGTACTGCTCGTTCAGCGCCAGGGCAACGTCGTCGGCTTCGCCATCGTTGAGGGCGTAGTAGTAGCCGGCAACACCTTGCATCTCAGGGAACTCGCCGACCATCTCGGTGGCCAGGTCGCACTTGGACAGCAGGCCGGCACGCGCGGCCCAGGCAGCGTCACCGCCAATGCGAGGGGCAATGTAGGCCGCC
It contains:
- a CDS encoding 1-acyl-sn-glycerol-3-phosphate acyltransferase, whose product is MSILQAIRTFFFYLLLGTSSFLWCTLSFFIAPFLPFKARYRFINVYWCRCALWLTKVFLGIRFEIKGAENVPDQPCVILSNHQSTWETFFLSAYFSPLSQVLKRELLYVPFFGWAMAMLRPIAIDRDNPKAALKHVAKKGDELLKDGVWVLIFPEGTRVPYGTVGKFSRGGTALAVNANLPVLPIAHNAGKFWPKTGWAKREGTITVIIGEPMYAEGEGPRAIAALNDRAQAWNEAQQRAMGSLPPEPVVVDTPVV
- the gmhB gene encoding D-glycero-beta-D-manno-heptose 1,7-bisphosphate 7-phosphatase is translated as MLKLLILDRDGVINYDSDAYIKSVEEWIPLPGSIEAIAQLSKAGWTVAIATNQSGIARGYYDIATLDAMHARLRTLVAEQGGEVGLVVYCPHGPDEGCDCRKPKPGMLKTIAEHYKVPLAGIWFVGDSLGDLEAAKAVDSQPVLVKTGKGEKTQAKNLPVGTLIFDDLAAIAAELINN